The genomic stretch AGGGGAGGATTATGGATGAGGCTGAGAGGTACATTTacacattttcattttatttaactaggcaagtcagttaagaacaaactcttgtttacaatgacggcctaccccggccaaacccggacgatgctgggccaattgtgagccgccctatggaactcccaatcacagccagacgtgatgcagcctggattcgaaccaggtactgcagtgacgcctcttgcactgagatgcaatctctgcaccacttgggagctgCATTTaactgtttttttgtgtgtttatatCACACAGAGGGACCCATAAATTAATCTTTtgcataaaaatacaaataaaacgaCCAGTTTCACAAATTATTGTTCGAAAGAGGAGAGGACGGACCAGAGAAGGGTTTTGTtttggtatactgtatgtgtgaaatcAATTCATGTTAGACAGACATGTATTAGGGTTTCTGGATTTCCTATTTCCCATATCCAGGTTCCAGATCGACCTGGGCTGTGATGAAGATGACCTGGCACTGCACTTTAACCCACGCTTCAATGATGACACTGATGGGACTGTGCTCGTGTGCAACTCAAAGATTGCCGGCTGCTGGggtgatgagaagagagagatccACAATCCACTCCAAAGGGGTTCTACATTTAAGGTGTGAAAATGGAGGTTGAaaatatggagggaggggggtttgGTCCTGACTATAAAAATTGAGAATCTTGGGCATAATGTTTCAGGTCTTCAATATAACAGAAACAATTAGGGCCTATGTCCATGTAATCTCCCGCTAGTATCGTTTTAAGGAAACTAGCGCTAATGCTTAGTCCCGCTTGTTCGTTGCAATTGGCCATGTGGGTGTAAGGGTGAATGCGCTACAACACTAATGATGTAAACAAATGGGGTTTCTCCCTCTCAAGATTGTGCTGAAGCTGACGGGCGACATGTTTGAAGTGGAGATGCCTGATGGACAGGAGATCCAGTTCCCCAATCGTGAAGGCCTACACGTCATTACCTACATTCGTATCAAAGGAGACCTCAAACTTACTTCTTTCAAAATCTACTAGACCCCAATATATGAGGGGTGATTTAGTTAGATCAATGGGTTAGGACAGGAGCAATGACACATCAAATCATTGTTCTAATATATGTATTAGTGAACTGTTGGGCATATTAAATATGTATCTGGGTTGACCACAGTCTCACTGTATCTTTTTTCCCCATAGTATGGTATATTTGTTGCAATAATATTCACAATCTCACGTACACTAAACTCAAGGGTAATATGAAGATGAGGTTATGGAACTATTTGCCCTGGAAATTTAGGTCATAATACCTTTCCAGATCTTCTTgaaattgacaaacaaaccactTCCAGTATGGAATTTCAGAGAGGTCTGGTGTGATGCTCCAATCAGCAAATCCTGGGCCATTTTTTCAGTATTCTTTCAACATATATTTATCTTCTGATTCATGGGATGGGTAAAACCAGCCATTACTTGTTACTGAAGTTGTACAAAAATCTATCCAAAATTCTACTGTGTCCTTGAAGTGGCATCCATTGATTAGTTTAGGGCGATGAAAAGGGACATTGTGATCCTTCGGTTTGGATGCCACTTGGTGTTTGTGCAGATGGCTTAACAGAAGGGACACCGTACCCAGCAGCAATCACAAAAGTGTTTGATCAGAATCTCATCTGGCCTCTCCCTGAACTGCTTCATGCCCAGGAGTGACACATTGCTGAGGCTTCTGTTGATCTCCATGATTCTGTTGGCAAGACCTTCCTTTACCTCTTCTTTGAGGAAGTCAAAGTCGGTTATGTCACAGAAATCCCTGAAATGATTTTCTGCTAATTTCAGATAATCTTTTAGAGCCCTGGAAAGCTCTCTAAGCCACATGTTGGTGTCTCCATTCCTGTTTTTGACTGTCTTGTTGCTGTATGCAATGCATGGCTCACACGCTGCTCTTTAACTGTTATGTTCCCTTCAATCAAGGCAAGGACTTTGGACCTTTCTGTGAGCATATATTTCTCTACATTCTCTCTCATTAAATTTCTCAAAGTGTTTCCTTGGGTTGTGAATGTAGGTCATGAACTTGTCAAAGTTTTCCTCCGCCAGTGATGTCAGGATGTGTTTCTCTGTGTTAGGCCTGTTTCCACTGAATGGTGGGTGGCTAAATTGCGTTTCTCCAGCCAAGGCAATGGCGGTCTGGTCATAAACCGCCTGTACAATAGATTCTTTCAGTGTGTTGCAAATTCACTCACCAATCACAGCTGCAGATGAGGAGCCTTTGCAGTGTCTCTTGGAAATGTTGTTGTATTGTGCTCTCTTCTGCTCCAGGTAAGTAAGGGCATCATTGTTGCTTCTGAATTTGTTATGGGAATCTGCTAACTTACTTCCTACAAGCTCACACACATGAAGTGAAAGATCAATTGTAAATTCCTTTTTGAATGCATATTTTCTTAGATTCAAATTCCTTTTATGCTTTCTTTGACATGAGTTGCTATTTCTTGCATGTAACTGTCATTGTCATTGAAAGTTGTCTAAATTAAGGGTGAAAATAGCCAGTAGGCAATACGGTGCAGTATGAGTATCAGCAAAATAAATGATTATGAATTGAGTATGGTGGATCAaacctactttttgaagtgatttgtttgacaatcagatgaaaacatcacacAACGCCCATGTAATGTGAAACTGAGCCTGCACAGActgaaaaataacagtaaacGGGATAAGATGTTTCCATGCCACAGTATTCCGTCTAAGATGATCATATCCCAGGCATTTTATCCAGGTTTCTCATAAACGGGATACAAGCTTTTTGGGTTATTGGAAACTGGATATGATGTTCATATGCCTCAACTCAAAAACAGAATACTTAAGTATCCAGAATAATAACGGGATATTGGTGTGCACTAAAAACTGCTATGGTGAAAGCCCTTCTGAAGAAAGATCATCTAGATACTTCAGCTTTTAGCCATTTTTGGCCAATCTC from Oncorhynchus tshawytscha isolate Ot180627B linkage group LG09, Otsh_v2.0, whole genome shotgun sequence encodes the following:
- the LOC112258798 gene encoding galectin-2, whose amino-acid sequence is MAMPMELELKHVELRAGDQFKVQGRIMDEAERFQIDLGCDEDDLALHFNPRFNDDTDGTVLVCNSKIAGCWGDEKREIHNPLQRGSTFKIVLKLTGDMFEVEMPDGQEIQFPNREGLHVITYIRIKGDLKLTSFKIY